A window of Equus przewalskii isolate Varuska chromosome 18, EquPr2, whole genome shotgun sequence contains these coding sequences:
- the MAGEF1 gene encoding LOW QUALITY PROTEIN: melanoma-associated antigen F1 (The sequence of the model RefSeq protein was modified relative to this genomic sequence to represent the inferred CDS: inserted 2 bases in 2 codons; deleted 2 bases in 1 codon; substituted 3 bases at 3 genomic stop codons) has translation MLQKPESGGLPISQAEGEKDGGRDGETRPPSPSQERPKADLGAVREEGAADLPSPRRRACHPLDRAVAELVLFLLVKHKKSPITRSEMVKYMIGDLKDLFPKIIVRTAEHLRYVFGFELKQLGRKQHTXILINKLTPLEQEAEDLGGDGFRLGHLMVILGLICVKGNSARKAXVWKMLRRLGVRPSKYHFLFGYPKRLITGDFVQQRYLRYRRVPHTXPPXCEFSWGPRSKLEINKMKAXGFVAKLLKKEPQHWPVLYREVLADEDNRARAEASMRARARARTSGRAGIRPW, from the exons ATGTTGCAGAAACCCGAGAGCGGCGGTCTCCCCATCTCTCAGGCCGAGGGGGAGAAGGATGGCGGCCGTGACGGTGAGACCCGGCCCCCAAGCCCCTCT CAGGAGAGACCCAAGGCGGACCTTGGCgctgtgagggaggagggggctgcggACCTGCCCTCACCCCGGCGCCGGGCCTGCCACCCTCTGGATCGGGCGGTGGCCGAGTTGGTGCTGTTCCTGCTGGTGAAGCACAAGAAGAGTCCCATCACTCGTTCCGAGATGGTGAAATACATGATCGGAGACTTGAAGGATCTGTTCCCCAAGATCATCGTAAGGACCGCAGAGCATCTGCGGTATGTGTTTGGTTTCGAGCTGAAACAGCTTGGCCGCAAGCAGCACACTTAGATCCTGATCAACAAACTAACACCTCTTGAGCAGGAGGCGGAGGATCTGGGAGGAGATGGCTTCAGATTGGGTCATTTAATGGTGATCTTGGGCCTTATCTGCGTAAAGGGTAATAGCGCCAGGAAGGCATAGGTCTGGAAGATGCTGCGTCGTTTGGGGGTGCGTCCCTCAAAGTATCACTTCCTCTTCGGGTACCCGAAGAGGCTTATTACGGGAGATTTCGTGCAGCAGCGATACCTCCGTTACAGGCGGGTGCCTCACA ATCCACCGTAATGTGAATTCTCTTGGGGTCCCCGAAGCAAACTGgagatcaacaaaatgaaag CTGGGTTCGTCGCCAAGCTCCTTAAGAAAGAACCCCAGCACTGGCCAGTGTTATACCGTGAGGTCCTGGCAGATGAGGACAACAGGGCCAGAGCTGAGGCCAGTATGAGGGCTAGGGCTAGAGCCAGGACCAGTGGCAGGGCCGGCATCCGCCCATGGTAA